A genomic window from Sphingobacterium spiritivorum includes:
- a CDS encoding cation:proton antiporter, whose product MNKTLEHLQHAFEAPLKSPVLIFALVLFIILLSPILLRPIRIPGIIGLIISGVVIGPHGLNWLEKNSAVDLFSTIGLLYIMFIAGLELDMNEFKKTKHKSIWFGFFTFIIPIAIGFPVCHYILDYGILSSLLIASMFATHTLVSYPIVNSYGISKNEAVAITIGGTILTDTAVLIILAVISGATQGTINQEFWVTLGVSFAVFLFIMFGIIPRIAKWFFEKVESEKTANYIFVLAVVFFAAFMAEMAGLEPIIGAFVAGLALNKLIPHSSALMNRIEFIGNAIFIPFFLISVGMIVDVSVLMHGPTALIVAFTLTIVAVAGKYLAAWITQLVFKYSKQQRNVIFGLSSAHAAATLAVIMVGHRNGLIDDNVLNGTILLILVTCIISTIVTENASKKMIMAGDQDEHHYSEVNEKDEQLMIPIANLSNMEPILDFATLIKSKKSPHPISVVSVVKDDFQAEKNMATARKNLDNTVKYASGSETEVEIMAPVDINIASGISHTAQEIMANCLILGWPQETSFVEKIVGEKTESILNRTDANLFMCRFDKPFISHKSIICFVPSLAESELGFGYWMEKMLKLAQELSIPMKFVCNSRTQLEIEKYLEEESVSVPVSYENYEDWDNIYGLSAYAEENALLAFVSSRSGEVSYRDSLDGLAKRIGRYYKERNLILIFPSRLPNEHIDAYEDVKAAPIFRKLSREIGNMFSKDKI is encoded by the coding sequence ATGAACAAAACCCTGGAACATTTACAACACGCCTTTGAGGCTCCCCTCAAAAGTCCTGTCCTTATTTTTGCCCTTGTTCTTTTTATTATTCTGCTGTCCCCGATTTTATTGCGTCCCATACGGATCCCCGGAATCATCGGCCTGATTATTTCCGGAGTCGTTATCGGCCCCCACGGATTAAACTGGTTAGAAAAGAACTCTGCAGTAGATCTTTTTTCGACAATTGGTCTGCTTTATATCATGTTTATTGCAGGGCTGGAACTGGATATGAACGAGTTTAAGAAAACCAAACATAAGAGTATCTGGTTTGGCTTTTTCACCTTTATAATCCCGATTGCCATAGGCTTTCCTGTCTGTCATTATATTCTGGATTACGGCATTCTTTCGAGCTTGCTGATTGCCAGCATGTTTGCTACACACACATTGGTTTCATATCCTATTGTCAATAGTTATGGTATTTCCAAAAACGAGGCAGTAGCGATCACCATAGGTGGTACCATCCTGACTGATACGGCAGTATTGATTATTCTGGCTGTTATTTCAGGCGCCACTCAAGGCACCATCAATCAGGAATTCTGGGTTACATTAGGTGTTTCCTTTGCTGTCTTTCTGTTTATTATGTTTGGGATCATTCCACGTATTGCCAAATGGTTTTTTGAAAAGGTCGAAAGCGAGAAAACAGCCAATTATATTTTTGTATTAGCCGTTGTATTTTTTGCAGCATTTATGGCTGAGATGGCTGGCCTGGAACCTATTATCGGGGCCTTCGTGGCAGGTCTGGCACTTAATAAACTGATTCCGCATTCTTCGGCATTGATGAATCGAATTGAATTCATCGGTAATGCTATTTTCATTCCTTTCTTCCTGATCAGTGTGGGAATGATCGTAGATGTGAGTGTATTGATGCATGGCCCTACAGCACTTATCGTAGCGTTTACATTGACTATCGTTGCTGTAGCCGGCAAGTATCTGGCAGCCTGGATCACCCAATTGGTCTTCAAATACAGCAAACAGCAACGCAATGTGATTTTTGGTCTCAGCAGCGCACATGCTGCAGCTACACTTGCCGTCATAATGGTAGGACACCGCAACGGACTGATCGATGACAATGTGCTGAACGGCACTATTTTACTGATCCTTGTCACCTGTATTATTTCCACTATTGTAACAGAAAATGCATCTAAAAAGATGATTATGGCCGGCGATCAGGACGAACATCACTACTCTGAAGTCAATGAGAAAGATGAACAACTGATGATCCCGATAGCGAATCTGAGTAATATGGAACCTATTCTGGACTTTGCGACATTGATCAAAAGTAAAAAATCACCTCATCCGATCAGCGTGGTATCTGTTGTGAAAGATGATTTTCAGGCTGAAAAGAACATGGCTACAGCACGTAAAAATCTGGATAATACAGTTAAATACGCTTCCGGTTCAGAGACTGAAGTAGAAATCATGGCTCCTGTAGATATCAATATTGCTTCAGGGATAAGCCATACCGCACAGGAAATCATGGCGAACTGCCTGATACTGGGATGGCCGCAGGAAACAAGTTTTGTTGAAAAAATAGTAGGAGAGAAGACCGAGAGTATTCTCAACCGCACAGATGCAAATCTTTTTATGTGCAGGTTTGATAAACCTTTTATTTCCCACAAGTCCATTATTTGCTTTGTACCCTCACTTGCTGAATCGGAACTCGGATTTGGGTATTGGATGGAAAAAATGTTAAAACTCGCACAGGAGCTGTCTATACCTATGAAGTTTGTTTGTAATTCACGTACTCAGCTTGAAATCGAAAAATATCTGGAAGAAGAGTCTGTAAGTGTACCTGTTTCTTATGAAAATTATGAAGACTGGGACAACATCTACGGACTGTCAGCATATGCTGAAGAGAATGCATTACTGGCATTTGTTTCCTCCCGTTCGGGCGAAGTCTCTTACAGAGATTCACTCGATGGACTGGCAAAACGTATTGGCCGGTACTATAAGGAACGAAATTTGATACTCATATTTCCGAGCAGATTACCTAATGAGCATATCGATGCCTATGAGGATGTAAAAGCTGCTCCAATCTTCCGCAAACTGAGTCGGGAGATCGGCAATATGTTTAGTAAAGACAAAATATAA